A stretch of Scheffersomyces stipitis CBS 6054 chromosome 2, complete sequence DNA encodes these proteins:
- the DNP1 gene encoding aspartyl aminopeptidase (aspartyl aminopeptidase Aminopeptidase I zinc metalloprotease (M18)~go_component vacuole~go_funtion aminopeptidase I activity~go_process proteolysis and peptidolysis), with protein sequence MSTERPLKYAQNFVDFVNASPTPYHAVNSVKSHLVEAGFTELSERANWNSKLEKGGKYFVTRNGSSLVGFTVGEQFKNGNGIAIVGAHTDSPCLRIKPISKKTSEGFIQVGVEQYGGLIAHSWFDRDLSIAGRVYVQENDEFVPKLIKIDKPLLRIPTLAIHLNREVNTKFEFNKETKLVPIAGQVALDKNEIASKKAEKKAHSCADDPDLQLTPEQFESVQNVISRHNQSLIELIAKEVNVSPSQIEDFELLLFDHQKSTIGGLNDEFIFSPRLDNLTSCFTATVGLIESTEFLANQKSISLISLFDHEEIGSVSAQGADSTFLPDIIQRLTKTDFGGSSNRDYFHETMAKSFLLSSDMAHGVHPNYGEAYEAQNRPQVNLGPVIKINANQRYATNSPGIVLLKKVADKANVPLQLFVVRNDSPCGSTIGPILSAKLGIRTLDLGNPQLSMHSIRETGGTFDVVRLSDLFKSFFEHYYELDDKIKCDL encoded by the coding sequence ATGTCTACCGAAAGACCATTGAAGTACGCTCAAAACTTCGTTGACTTTGTCAATGCCTCTCCCACTCCCTACCATGCTGTGAACTCAGTTAAGTCGCACTTAGTAGAAGCTGGTTTTACAGAATTGTCAGAAAGAGCCAACTGGAACTCAAAATTAGAAAAGGGTGGTAAATACTTCGTCACTAGAAATGGCTCGTCATTGGTTGGTTTCACAGTTGGGGAACAGTTCAAGAACGGAAATGGGATTGCCATTGTAGGTGCCCATACTGATTCTCCATGTTTAAGAATCAAGCCTATATCCAAGAAGACTTCTGAAGGCTTTATTCAAGTCGGTGTTGAACAGTACGGTGGTTTGATTGCCCATTCGTGGTTTGACAGAGACTTGTCGATTGCCGGTAGAGTATACGTCCAAGAAAATGACGAGTTCGTGCcaaagttgatcaagatcGATAAGCCATTACTCAGAATCCCAACCTTGGCTATCCATTTGAACAGAGAAGTTAACACTAAGTTtgagttcaacaaagaaacaaaattgGTGCCTATTGCAGGTCAGGTTGCTTTAGATAAGAACGAAATTGCTAGCAAGAaagctgaaaagaaagctCACTCTTGTGCTGATGATCCTGACTTACAATTGACTCCAGAACAATTCGAATCAGTCCAGAACGTCATTCTGAGACACAACCAATCTTTAATCGAGTTAATCGCAAAGGAAGTCAATGTACTGCCAAGCcagattgaagattttgaattgcttcttttcGATCACCAGAAGTCAACGATCGGTGGATTGAACGACGAATTCATCTTTTCCCCACGTTTGGATAACTTGACATCATGTTTCACAGCCACGGTTGGTTTAATTGAGTCCACTGAATTTTTGGCCAATCAAAAGTCAATCTCGTTGATTTCATTATTTGACCACGAAGAAATTGGCTCTGTTTCAGCTCAAGGTGCTGATTCCACCTTCTTGCCAGATATCATTCAAAGATTGACTAAAACCGACTTTGGTGGAAGTCTGAACCGTGATTACTTCCACGAGACGATGGCCAAATCATTCTTGCTTTCGTCTGATATGGCCCACGGTGTGCATCCAAACTACGGCGAAGCCTACGAAGCCCAAAACAGGCCTCAGGTCAACTTGGGTCCAGTCATCAAGATCAATGCCAACCAAAGGTATGCCACAAACTCTCCTGGTATCGTGCTATTAAAGAAGGTTGCCGACAAAGCCAACGTGCCATTGCAATTATTTGTGGTGAGAAACGATTCTCCTTGTGGCTCTACCATTGGTCCAATTTTGTCAGCCAAGTTGGGTATCAGAACTCTTGACTTGGGTAACCCTCAATTGTCAATGCATTCCATCAGAGAAACGGGTGGTACATTTGATGTGGTTAGGTTAtctgatttgttcaagtccttCTTTGAGCACTACTACGAATTGGACGACAAGATAAAGTGTGACCTTTAG
- the BIG1 gene encoding membrane protein (involved in cell wall biosynthesis) yields MQTVPVLVASHKLVPGLKNEINSDNLSIHNSTSVTNMIKKLISSCSSDAYLIINQPGLTLEDLNMKHIDDWGFLRKYLTMSSTVVGLPYVNEPLDLPYLEKYIIKNCQAETINVDVNDDEVGQYYDTRTRVIRTNLSPLPTKNEGRYQVIREHDEILRKILRILPSPHFTIILTSDVKSFSHPVARFIRAENPNNFEIFNDIVNDPARKSEVERNDRFHKVDPQWNSPRHSNDRYLENKKKDEIHLFDYDLWFKNEKLVSTIAVMILSIFIVRIVSLSKNIISKISEKKQKPGLIGNSKKRD; encoded by the coding sequence ATGCAGACGGTGCCGGTGTTGGTCGCCTCCCATAAGCTTGTACCTGGGTTGAAAAATGAGATCAATAGTGATAACTTGCTGATTCACAATCTGACTTCGGTAACAAATATGATCAAAAAGCTCATAAGCTCGTGTTCTTCAGACGCATATCTCATTATAAATCAACCTGGACTCACTCTCGAAGACTTGAATATGAAACATATTGATGATTGGGGATTTCTACGCAAGTACTTGACCATGTCCTCTACAGTGGTAGGGCTACCATACGTTAACGAACCACTTGATCTTCCTTATCTCGAGAAGTATATCATCAAAAACTGTCAGGCAGAAACTATAAATGTCGATGttaatgatgatgaagtcGGACAGTACTACGACACCAGAACTCGAGTCATTCGTACCAACTTGAGTCCTCTACCTACTAAGAATGAAGGAAGATACCAAGTTATTCGAGAACACGATGAGATTCTTAGAAAGATTTTGAGAATATTGCCCTCTCCACATTTCACCATTATTCTCACTTCAGACGTTAAGTCGTTTTCGCATCCCGTAGCGAGATTCATCAGAGCAGAGAATCCGAACAACTTCGAAATTTTCAATGACATTGTCAATGATCCAGCCAGAAAGAGTGAAGTTGAGAGAAACGATCGATTCCACAAAGTAGATCCACAATGGAATTCTCCCAGACACAGCAATGATAGATATTTGgagaacaaaaagaaagacgAGATACATCTATTTGACTATGACTTGTGgttcaagaatgaaaaattggttCTGACCATAGCTGTGATGATCCTCAGTATCTTTATCGTAAGAATCGTCAGTCTCTCCAAGAATATCATCAGcaaaatttcagaaaaaAAACAAAAGCCGGGGTTAATTGGGAATTCCAAAAAACGGGATTAG